The Saprospiraceae bacterium genome includes a window with the following:
- a CDS encoding DUF4294 domain-containing protein: MNRSSLVLYLCLVSFSLWSQTVPVQGGTETKITLEGKVYPALVTEDGDTLILVDLDNVSITALRTFANDEEYRKYQRFRNYAAKVYPYAKEAIRIFRELEYASQHMSKKEQKKRISELEVELTKEFEEPLKNLTKLQGKIMIKMIEKETGKPIYHLIKDLKGGFKAFYWNMFSKLYSYDLKEGYNKGQYPILDAVLQDFDVSYRIENETSLKYVKLNRKTDKK, from the coding sequence ATGAACCGATCATCGCTGGTTTTATATTTATGTCTGGTCTCTTTCTCATTATGGAGTCAGACTGTACCCGTTCAGGGAGGGACAGAAACTAAAATTACCCTTGAAGGCAAAGTATATCCTGCCCTGGTCACAGAAGACGGAGACACTTTGATCCTGGTGGATTTGGATAATGTGAGCATCACAGCCTTAAGAACATTTGCCAATGACGAAGAATACCGAAAATATCAGCGATTCAGAAATTATGCCGCTAAAGTATATCCTTATGCAAAAGAAGCTATCAGGATATTCAGAGAACTGGAATATGCTTCACAACACATGTCCAAAAAGGAACAAAAGAAAAGAATCTCCGAACTGGAAGTAGAATTAACCAAAGAATTTGAAGAACCTCTGAAAAACCTGACCAAGCTTCAAGGAAAAATTATGATCAAAATGATAGAAAAAGAGACCGGAAAGCCTATCTACCATCTCATCAAAGATCTGAAAGGTGGTTTTAAAGCTTTCTACTGGAATATGTTTTCAAAATTATACAGTTACGACCTCAAAGAAGGATATAATAAAGGTCAATATCCCATCCTGGATGCCGTACTTCAGGATTTTGACGTATCTTACCGCATCGAAAATGAAACCAGTCTGAAATATGTCAAACTCAACAGAAAAACCGATAAAAAGTAA
- a CDS encoding RluA family pseudouridine synthase encodes MHHQSFFNRFKRDVRDISIPNRFNYPFSYQPHPLAVAAAEELMEKLDQLKDHDFGLKGSDEGLGKMFGVLVVTDLSGNIGYLSAFSGKLNGGNHYEGFVPPVFDTLDKNGFYRVGEEAINKVNRTISALESDEKYIHLISTLDQISQEADIELRTMKSDFNTSKKERHLLRQHLSESKSDNDKTTLENLEHESIRQHYLMKDRKKYWRKSIAELIERIGLFEDKISLLKDKRKAMSAALQQKLFEAYSFCNIEGCSKNLFQIFDITEDATPPSGAGECAAPKLLQYAFLHGYKPVTMAEFWWGKSPSSEIRKHQHFYPACNSKCKPILGHMLHGMEIDPNPMLSEKDVHPDFDILYEDQHLVVINKSADFLSVPGKQDLKSVFSLIKIKYPEATGPLMVHRLDMSTSGILLIAKSTEVYRDLQQQFITRKISKRYIAILDGILNDESGSVDLPLRVDLDDRPRQLVCYDYGKPASTKWKVISRDQNSTRIYFYPLTGRTHQLRIHAAHQQGLNIPIKGDDLYGKREKRLYLHADQLTFVHPVTKKVITVNCPAEF; translated from the coding sequence GTGCATCATCAAAGCTTTTTTAATCGCTTCAAAAGAGATGTTCGTGACATTTCTATACCCAACAGATTTAATTATCCCTTTTCTTATCAGCCACATCCTTTGGCAGTAGCTGCTGCAGAAGAACTAATGGAGAAGCTGGATCAACTTAAAGATCACGATTTTGGCTTGAAAGGCAGTGACGAAGGACTTGGTAAAATGTTTGGTGTGCTGGTGGTCACAGATTTATCAGGCAACATCGGATATTTATCTGCATTTTCAGGTAAGCTTAATGGTGGAAATCATTATGAGGGTTTTGTCCCACCGGTATTTGATACACTGGATAAAAATGGTTTTTACAGAGTTGGAGAAGAAGCAATCAACAAAGTCAACCGGACAATTTCAGCATTGGAATCTGATGAAAAGTATATCCATTTAATAAGTACTTTGGATCAAATATCTCAGGAAGCTGACATTGAATTAAGGACTATGAAATCCGACTTCAATACATCAAAAAAAGAAAGGCATCTGCTACGGCAACATTTATCGGAGTCAAAGAGTGATAATGATAAAACGACTTTGGAAAATTTGGAGCATGAAAGCATAAGGCAGCATTATCTGATGAAGGATAGAAAAAAGTACTGGAGAAAATCTATTGCAGAACTGATTGAAAGGATTGGGCTATTTGAAGATAAAATATCCTTACTTAAAGACAAAAGAAAGGCTATGTCTGCAGCTTTACAACAAAAATTGTTTGAGGCTTATTCTTTCTGCAACATAGAAGGATGCAGTAAAAATCTCTTTCAAATTTTTGACATCACTGAAGATGCTACACCACCATCAGGTGCCGGCGAATGTGCAGCACCAAAACTGCTACAATATGCATTTTTACATGGATACAAACCTGTCACTATGGCTGAATTTTGGTGGGGAAAATCGCCATCATCAGAAATCAGAAAACACCAACACTTTTATCCTGCATGCAATAGCAAATGTAAACCCATTTTAGGCCATATGCTGCACGGCATGGAAATTGATCCGAATCCGATGCTATCAGAAAAGGATGTACATCCTGACTTTGATATACTGTACGAAGACCAACATCTTGTGGTAATCAATAAATCAGCAGATTTTTTATCTGTTCCCGGAAAGCAAGACCTAAAATCAGTATTTTCATTAATAAAAATAAAATACCCTGAAGCCACCGGTCCGCTCATGGTACATCGGTTGGACATGTCCACTTCCGGTATCCTGCTTATAGCAAAAAGCACAGAAGTATACCGTGACCTTCAACAACAGTTTATCACCCGTAAGATTTCAAAAAGGTATATCGCAATACTGGACGGCATCCTGAATGATGAAAGCGGTTCCGTCGACTTACCATTGAGAGTAGACCTGGATGACAGACCAAGACAACTGGTATGTTATGACTATGGAAAACCGGCAAGTACAAAGTGGAAAGTCATCAGCAGGGATCAAAATTCTACCAGAATCTACTTTTATCCCCTCACGGGAAGGACACATCAGCTACGTATTCATGCTGCTCACCAACAGGGATTAAATATACCCATAAAGGGAGATGACCTCTATGGCAAACGCGAAAAACGATTGTACCTTCATGCCGATCAGCTAACATTTGTGCACCCTGTGACAAAAAAAGTAATTACTGTCAACTGTCCGGCAGAGTTTTAG
- a CDS encoding hydrogenase maturation protease: MITTDNSSMKNIKAKDQRFLIIGVGNISRGDDALGWNFVSALESVYDFDFEYRYQLQVEDSEMISHYDKVVIIDASHEDLPDGFEIKLCRPAPHYYFSSHAQKADTILHLTNEVYGAFPEVYTLAISGYQWDLDEKTSTLASENFERALDYFRNEFIPAKLTTKPVCT; this comes from the coding sequence ATGATCACAACGGACAACTCATCAATGAAAAATATAAAGGCTAAAGATCAACGGTTTCTAATCATAGGAGTAGGCAATATATCGCGAGGTGATGATGCTTTGGGATGGAATTTTGTGTCAGCTTTGGAATCAGTCTATGATTTTGATTTTGAATACAGATACCAGCTTCAGGTAGAAGACAGTGAGATGATCAGTCATTATGATAAAGTAGTGATCATAGATGCATCGCATGAAGATTTGCCCGATGGTTTTGAAATAAAATTATGTCGTCCGGCACCGCATTATTACTTTTCATCTCATGCACAAAAAGCCGACACTATCCTACACCTGACCAATGAAGTGTATGGTGCATTTCCTGAGGTATACACTTTGGCTATCTCAGGATACCAATGGGACCTGGATGAAAAAACAAGTACGCTCGCATCAGAAAATTTTGAAAGGGCACTGGATTATTTTAGAAATGAGTTTATTCCGGCTAAGTTGACAACAAAACCAGTTTGCACTTAG
- a CDS encoding diphosphomevalonate decarboxylase, with protein MSNSTEKPIKSNIRIGWESPSNIALIKYWGKYGKQLPRNPSVSFTLHTAATRTFVTWSPDKNLEQPEVTLLFEGSQKESFRLRMANFIESVTDKYFPSLRQGHIQIETSNSFPHSSGIASSASAMSAIALCLCDLENTISGNPTFDDVFYRKASYIARLGSGSACRSVYPLMAVWGQDSSVNESSEEWAVGIGAEIHPVFHTFHDDILIISPNEKSVSSTAGHQLMENNPYAPARYTQAAQRLSQLLTALRDGDIETFGKITEDEALTLHALMMCSDPSYILMEEGSLSVINKIRKFRKDTGIPIWFTLDAGPNVHVLYPAESESSVMPFIINELKPHCHEGRIIRDRVGMGPVKLC; from the coding sequence ATGTCAAACTCAACAGAAAAACCGATAAAAAGTAACATTCGTATAGGATGGGAAAGCCCGTCAAATATTGCACTCATCAAATATTGGGGGAAATATGGAAAGCAACTACCAAGAAACCCTTCAGTTAGTTTTACACTTCATACAGCAGCTACGCGAACATTTGTCACATGGTCTCCCGATAAAAACTTGGAGCAACCTGAAGTCACACTCCTATTTGAAGGAAGTCAAAAAGAATCATTCAGGCTGCGCATGGCCAATTTTATAGAAAGTGTCACAGATAAATATTTTCCATCGTTAAGACAAGGGCATATCCAGATAGAAACAAGCAATTCTTTTCCGCATAGCAGTGGTATTGCATCATCAGCATCTGCCATGTCTGCTATTGCTTTATGTCTCTGTGACTTGGAAAATACCATTTCAGGCAACCCAACATTTGATGATGTATTTTATCGGAAAGCATCTTATATAGCCAGGCTGGGTAGTGGAAGCGCCTGCAGGTCTGTATATCCACTTATGGCTGTTTGGGGTCAGGATTCATCTGTCAATGAGTCTTCAGAAGAATGGGCAGTAGGTATAGGAGCTGAAATACATCCTGTATTTCATACTTTTCATGACGACATACTCATCATCAGCCCAAATGAAAAAAGTGTATCATCTACAGCAGGACATCAATTGATGGAAAATAATCCTTATGCACCTGCGAGATACACTCAGGCAGCTCAAAGACTTTCACAATTGCTGACGGCACTCAGAGATGGAGATATCGAAACTTTTGGCAAGATCACTGAAGACGAGGCATTGACATTACATGCTTTGATGATGTGCTCCGACCCATCTTATATACTGATGGAAGAAGGTTCTCTATCCGTCATCAATAAAATCAGAAAATTCAGAAAAGACACCGGAATTCCGATTTGGTTTACTCTAGATGCAGGTCCCAATGTGCACGTTTTGTATCCTGCAGAATCAGAATCCTCCGTGATGCCATTTATCATCAATGAATTGAAACCACATTGCCATGAAGGTCGAATCATCAGAGACAGGGTGGGCATGGGACCTGTGAAACTGTGTTGA
- a CDS encoding Ni/Fe hydrogenase subunit alpha — protein sequence MSRKIIIDPVTRVEGHGRVTIHLDEYGQVKESFFHIVEFRGFERFIQGHPYWEAPALVQRLCGICPVSHHLAAAKAIDQIVGIDPGDLSPTATKIRRLMHFGQVFQSHALHFFYLASPDLVFGMDAPVEKRNVVAVAGADRDLVVRGITMRKFGQEIIKAIAGKKIHGILAVPGGIHNAMSLQDRDYFLDGKEIENIDTMIAWSKEMVDFIHDYHVKNKKLLDDFAAFPSGHLGMVNDEGAMELYHGPLRAIDHEGNITLNDVPTDDYEKYFSEAVAQWSYMKFPYLKRIGREKGWNRVGPIARMNVCNFIPTPLAEQARKEYFAFAGQKVVNSTMYSHWARLIEVLHCAEEMKVLLHDPDLLKSDLERKGKPRLKGIGIIEAPRGTLTHHYEVDEKGMITKCNLIVSTTHNNDAMNNAVKWVADHTISRKGTITDGMLNQVEVAIRAYDPCLSCATQAMGKMALKAELYDHNGQLINEKYKG from the coding sequence ATGTCAAGAAAAATCATCATAGATCCGGTCACCCGAGTTGAGGGTCACGGACGCGTCACCATCCATCTGGATGAATATGGACAAGTAAAAGAATCCTTTTTTCACATTGTCGAATTCAGGGGATTTGAAAGATTTATACAAGGTCATCCATATTGGGAAGCTCCGGCACTTGTACAGCGCCTGTGCGGTATCTGTCCGGTGAGCCATCATCTTGCAGCAGCCAAAGCTATAGATCAGATAGTAGGTATTGATCCCGGGGATTTATCTCCTACGGCTACCAAAATAAGAAGACTGATGCACTTTGGTCAGGTATTTCAATCCCACGCGTTACACTTTTTTTATCTGGCTTCTCCTGATCTTGTTTTTGGCATGGATGCTCCTGTCGAAAAGAGGAATGTGGTGGCAGTAGCAGGTGCAGATCGTGATTTGGTGGTACGAGGTATTACTATGCGCAAATTCGGACAGGAAATCATCAAAGCTATTGCAGGTAAAAAGATACATGGCATACTTGCAGTTCCAGGTGGAATTCACAATGCAATGAGTTTGCAGGACAGGGATTATTTTCTGGATGGAAAAGAGATCGAAAACATAGATACCATGATAGCCTGGTCTAAAGAAATGGTCGATTTCATCCATGACTATCACGTTAAAAATAAAAAATTGCTGGATGATTTTGCAGCATTTCCATCCGGACATCTGGGTATGGTCAATGATGAAGGCGCTATGGAACTGTACCACGGACCACTGAGAGCAATAGACCATGAAGGCAATATCACCCTGAATGATGTGCCGACAGATGATTATGAAAAATACTTTTCAGAAGCCGTAGCGCAATGGTCTTATATGAAGTTCCCATACCTTAAAAGGATCGGCAGGGAAAAAGGATGGAACCGTGTAGGCCCGATTGCCAGGATGAATGTGTGCAATTTTATACCTACTCCATTGGCAGAGCAAGCCAGAAAGGAGTACTTTGCTTTTGCCGGTCAAAAGGTTGTCAACAGTACAATGTACTCACACTGGGCCAGACTGATAGAAGTATTGCACTGCGCTGAAGAGATGAAAGTACTGCTTCATGATCCTGATTTGCTCAAAAGTGACCTTGAAAGGAAAGGTAAACCCAGACTCAAAGGTATAGGCATCATAGAAGCGCCACGTGGTACCCTTACACACCATTATGAAGTGGACGAAAAGGGTATGATTACCAAATGTAACCTTATCGTGTCCACCACACATAATAATGATGCCATGAATAATGCTGTCAAGTGGGTAGCTGACCATACTATAAGTCGTAAAGGTACGATCACTGACGGTATGCTCAACCAGGTGGAAGTTGCCATCCGGGCTTATGATCCTTGTCTGAGTTGTGCTACTCAGGCTATGGGTAAGATGGCCTTAAAAGCAGAATTGTATGATCACAACGGACAACTCATCAATGAAAAATATAAAGGCTAA
- a CDS encoding (2Fe-2S)-binding protein yields MAKLVNVQIDGKNIQAEEGKNLMIVARENGIFIPSLCYYEHIEPPLGSCRVCTCNINGKYGPACTEKVSEGLVVEVNKEELNDTRKALVEMMFAEGNHICPACEKSGHCDLQHMGYELGISSTRFPHLFKDRVIDYNPSRIVMEHNRCIKCLRCVVEVLTDDGKRVFNYVNRGNETYVGVDYEQEAKLSDEQIHHAMKICPTGSIIVRGESFSEPFGERKYDMESVQKDRKPEKKSDDVRPLANEKKIVATVSLAGCFGCHMSLLDIDTDLLDVIELVSFDKSPLTDIKKFTNRCHIGLVEGGCCNSENIETLRHFREHCDILVAMGECAVWGGLPAMRNSIPLSECLEEAYLNCVTNETNTNIVPYHEDLPKILDKVYGCNEIVKIDYFIPGCPPDASHIWKVVKNLLWGEDFSILYSEFKYD; encoded by the coding sequence ATGGCAAAATTAGTCAATGTACAGATAGATGGTAAAAATATACAGGCGGAGGAAGGTAAAAACCTCATGATTGTAGCCCGCGAAAACGGCATATTTATTCCATCTTTATGTTATTATGAACACATAGAACCACCGCTCGGAAGTTGCAGGGTCTGTACCTGTAATATCAACGGCAAATATGGTCCCGCCTGTACTGAAAAAGTGTCAGAAGGTCTTGTAGTGGAAGTCAATAAGGAAGAACTCAATGATACCCGGAAGGCACTCGTGGAAATGATGTTTGCAGAAGGAAACCACATCTGTCCTGCGTGTGAAAAAAGTGGGCATTGTGATCTCCAGCACATGGGATATGAACTGGGCATTTCTTCCACAAGGTTTCCTCACTTATTCAAAGATCGGGTCATAGATTACAATCCCAGCCGTATCGTAATGGAGCATAACAGGTGTATCAAGTGCCTGAGATGTGTCGTTGAGGTCCTGACTGATGATGGAAAGCGCGTCTTCAATTATGTCAATCGGGGCAACGAAACATATGTGGGTGTGGATTATGAACAGGAGGCTAAGCTAAGTGATGAACAAATACATCATGCTATGAAGATTTGCCCGACAGGTTCTATTATCGTTAGAGGCGAAAGTTTTTCAGAGCCTTTCGGCGAAAGAAAATACGACATGGAGTCTGTTCAGAAAGATCGCAAACCAGAAAAAAAATCTGATGATGTAAGACCACTGGCCAATGAGAAAAAAATTGTAGCCACTGTCTCTCTTGCGGGTTGTTTTGGTTGTCATATGTCATTATTGGATATTGATACTGACTTGCTTGATGTGATAGAATTGGTGTCTTTTGATAAATCACCACTGACTGATATCAAAAAATTTACCAACCGCTGTCATATCGGTCTGGTGGAAGGAGGATGTTGCAATTCTGAAAATATCGAAACACTTCGCCACTTTCGCGAACACTGTGATATCCTTGTAGCGATGGGCGAATGTGCCGTTTGGGGTGGATTGCCTGCGATGCGTAACTCTATACCACTCAGTGAGTGTCTGGAAGAAGCATATCTCAACTGTGTCACCAATGAAACCAATACCAATATAGTACCATATCACGAAGACCTTCCAAAAATTCTCGATAAAGTCTATGGTTGCAATGAGATAGTTAAGATTGATTACTTTATACCCGGCTGTCCTCCTGATGCAAGCCATATATGGAAGGTAGTTAAAAATCTCTTGTGGGGTGAAGATTTCTCCATCCTCTATTCTGAATTTAAATATGATTAA
- a CDS encoding DUF2147 domain-containing protein: MRNLILIAFLALNGILYGQSPVGIWKNLDDTDGKEKSHIEISESGGVLKAKVIKLLAGATIKKCDACKGDKKGKDLVGLDILWGMKESGKIWEGGTILDPKTGKEYNCKIEFDGTEKLKVRGYVGVSLFGRTQTWYKVK, translated from the coding sequence ATGAGAAATTTAATTTTAATAGCTTTTTTAGCTCTGAATGGTATTCTATATGGTCAATCACCTGTAGGAATATGGAAAAATCTGGACGATACCGATGGTAAAGAAAAATCGCATATCGAAATTTCTGAATCAGGTGGTGTCTTAAAAGCAAAGGTAATAAAGTTGCTGGCAGGTGCAACTATTAAAAAATGTGATGCCTGCAAAGGAGACAAGAAGGGAAAAGACCTTGTTGGCCTCGACATACTTTGGGGCATGAAAGAATCAGGTAAAATATGGGAAGGTGGCACTATCCTCGACCCTAAAACAGGTAAAGAGTACAATTGCAAGATTGAATTTGACGGTACTGAAAAGCTGAAAGTCAGAGGATATGTTGGTGTTTCTCTTTTTGGGCGAACTCAGACATGGTATAAAGTAAAATAA
- a CDS encoding phosphotransferase family protein, producing MITNIRKGEELDVEKLSEYISKVAGIRLNNPEIFQFSGGYSNLTYLIRSEGLQLVLRKPPKGANIKSGHDMSREFHVLSALYPEDIKVPQPLYFCDNHEVLGSDFYIMQYVDGLVLRADIHSDKFPEPVKIKEIFDMFCTQFVHLHASDPKKFAFADKSDGSKTYPERQIYGWSSRYQNAKTDEVKPVEQLISWLSAHIPLPSGAFHHSQ from the coding sequence ATGATCACTAATATCAGAAAAGGAGAAGAGTTGGATGTGGAGAAGTTGTCGGAATATATTTCAAAAGTTGCAGGTATCCGACTAAATAATCCGGAGATATTTCAGTTTTCAGGCGGATATTCCAATCTGACATATCTGATCAGGTCAGAGGGATTGCAATTAGTATTGCGCAAACCACCAAAAGGTGCCAATATAAAGTCCGGGCATGATATGTCCAGAGAATTTCATGTTCTTTCAGCCCTGTATCCGGAAGATATCAAAGTACCTCAACCTTTGTACTTTTGTGATAACCATGAGGTATTGGGAAGTGATTTTTATATCATGCAATATGTAGATGGTTTGGTACTAAGGGCTGATATTCATTCTGACAAATTTCCGGAACCTGTAAAAATAAAGGAAATATTTGACATGTTCTGCACACAATTTGTTCACCTGCACGCTTCAGATCCTAAAAAGTTTGCATTTGCAGATAAAAGTGATGGCTCCAAAACTTATCCGGAAAGACAAATTTATGGGTGGTCATCAAGATATCAGAATGCCAAAACGGACGAAGTTAAACCTGTTGAACAGCTTATATCGTGGCTTTCAGCACATATACCTTTGCCTTCAGGGGCATTCCATCATTCACAATGA
- a CDS encoding MGMT family protein → MTYKDIVSDHYFQKVYDVTSMIPYGRVSTYGAIADFLALGSARMVGWALNHCHSADDIIPAHRVVNRLGELSGRLHFDTPTLMEERLNSEGVEVVNHKIINMDKYFWHPREMEEY, encoded by the coding sequence ATGACTTACAAAGATATAGTATCAGATCACTATTTTCAGAAAGTGTATGATGTCACATCTATGATACCTTACGGACGTGTCAGCACTTATGGAGCCATTGCAGATTTTTTGGCTTTGGGTTCAGCCAGAATGGTGGGTTGGGCATTGAATCATTGCCATTCTGCCGACGATATCATTCCAGCTCATAGAGTGGTGAATCGACTGGGCGAATTGTCGGGGAGACTGCACTTTGACACACCTACCTTGATGGAGGAACGATTGAATAGTGAAGGCGTAGAAGTAGTAAACCATAAAATAATAAACATGGATAAATACTTTTGGCATCCAAGAGAAATGGAAGAGTATTAG
- a CDS encoding NAD(P)H-dependent oxidoreductase subunit E, which yields MTEISVAPFKEPAQTQMMNRLWEYQLENGYISDENISKLAKTYRLSEIEVEGVVSFYHFFHRKPTGKYTIYVNDSIVAEHSGYKRIIETFERETGAAIGSVDRTGTFGIFKTPCIGLSDHEPSALINFYPFTHLNTMKVKDIIARLKNGVDVKSICDHPDDHIRYTPAEDKSLFFRKFEPGSALKKCEKISHAGILDVLKTSELAGRGGAYFPTWRKWQAAQSQPAMPKYVVCNADEGEPGTFKDRVLMNACPETLIEGMIICGYTIGANHGIIYLRGEYRWLLHKLEDAIKKYEEYGLLGKNCAHIKGFNFDIRVQMGAGSYVCGEETALLESMEGKRGEPRTKWFFPVEKGYLQKPTVVNNVETFCAVTHIIDIGIDEYMKLGIPGSPGTKLVSVSGDCRLPGIYEIEWGMTVAELLELCQAEDPHYIQVSGPSGECISIKEKYRRISMLDLMARKDIRCGGSFMIFNSQRDLVKILINYSEFFKQESCGICTPCRAGNFIIQRKLERLDHGLAINEDLKELKTWGEIMRKTSRCGLGKTAPNSLINSIDKFKDYFKGKLDKEYNGHSLKFDMEAATREYENYKK from the coding sequence ATGACTGAAATAAGTGTTGCACCCTTCAAAGAGCCTGCTCAAACTCAGATGATGAACCGGCTTTGGGAATATCAATTGGAAAATGGCTACATATCTGACGAAAATATTTCAAAACTTGCAAAAACGTATCGCCTGTCGGAAATTGAGGTAGAAGGGGTCGTATCCTTTTATCATTTTTTCCATAGAAAGCCCACAGGCAAATACACCATCTATGTCAATGACAGTATTGTGGCTGAACACAGTGGATACAAAAGGATCATCGAAACATTTGAAAGAGAGACCGGGGCTGCTATCGGGTCTGTGGACAGGACGGGAACATTCGGTATATTCAAAACTCCATGTATCGGACTCAGTGATCATGAACCATCGGCACTGATCAATTTTTATCCATTCACCCATCTCAATACCATGAAGGTGAAGGATATCATTGCCAGACTAAAAAACGGGGTAGATGTGAAAAGCATATGTGATCATCCTGATGACCATATCAGATATACACCGGCTGAAGATAAATCACTGTTTTTCAGAAAGTTTGAACCAGGATCTGCCCTTAAAAAATGTGAAAAAATAAGTCATGCAGGAATCTTGGATGTTCTGAAGACTTCTGAACTTGCAGGTCGTGGTGGTGCATACTTTCCTACATGGAGAAAATGGCAGGCAGCACAATCACAACCAGCGATGCCAAAATATGTAGTCTGCAATGCAGATGAAGGCGAACCTGGTACTTTTAAAGACAGAGTTTTGATGAATGCCTGTCCTGAAACCCTGATAGAAGGGATGATCATCTGCGGATATACTATTGGAGCCAATCATGGTATCATCTATCTGCGCGGAGAGTACAGATGGCTTCTGCATAAACTGGAAGATGCTATAAAAAAATATGAAGAATATGGTCTTCTCGGTAAAAACTGTGCCCATATTAAGGGGTTTAACTTTGACATCAGGGTTCAGATGGGAGCGGGCTCTTATGTGTGTGGTGAAGAAACGGCATTATTGGAGTCAATGGAAGGTAAACGTGGCGAACCAAGGACTAAATGGTTCTTCCCGGTCGAAAAAGGGTACTTGCAGAAACCTACCGTTGTCAACAATGTGGAGACCTTCTGTGCCGTAACCCACATCATAGATATAGGTATAGATGAGTATATGAAACTTGGTATTCCTGGCTCTCCGGGTACCAAACTTGTCAGTGTGTCCGGTGACTGCAGATTGCCGGGTATCTACGAGATAGAATGGGGTATGACAGTGGCAGAACTTCTGGAACTTTGTCAGGCAGAGGACCCACACTATATACAGGTGAGCGGCCCATCCGGTGAATGTATTTCCATCAAGGAAAAATACAGAAGGATATCGATGCTGGACCTGATGGCCAGAAAAGATATCAGATGTGGTGGCTCATTTATGATATTCAACAGTCAGAGAGACCTTGTCAAGATACTGATCAATTACTCTGAGTTTTTCAAGCAGGAATCCTGTGGCATTTGTACGCCCTGCAGGGCCGGAAATTTTATTATTCAGCGTAAGCTGGAGAGACTGGATCATGGCCTTGCTATCAATGAAGACCTCAAAGAGTTGAAAACCTGGGGAGAGATCATGCGTAAAACCAGCAGGTGCGGACTAGGTAAAACAGCACCCAACAGCCTCATCAACAGTATAGATAAATTTAAGGATTATTTCAAAGGTAAATTAGACAAAGAGTATAATGGTCATAGCCTGAAATTTGACATGGAAGCAGCCACCCGCGAATATGAAAATTATAAAAAATAA
- a CDS encoding phosphotransferase yields MNSLYRGFQHIYLCLQGHSIIHNDYKYDNIILDEKTFRIKAILDWEMSTVGDPLMDLGSSLGYWVNSDDPDWLQSIKLSPTTIPGNPSREEFLHKYASESGKDPGNGVFYYAYGMLKLAVIAQQIYKRYVTGQTTNPKFAALKMVVEACGVMGMQAIHRKKIDQLF; encoded by the coding sequence TTGAACAGCTTATATCGTGGCTTTCAGCACATATACCTTTGCCTTCAGGGGCATTCCATCATTCACAATGATTACAAATACGACAATATCATTCTGGATGAAAAGACTTTCCGGATCAAAGCCATCCTGGACTGGGAAATGAGCACAGTCGGCGATCCGCTGATGGATTTGGGCAGTTCACTGGGTTACTGGGTGAACAGCGACGATCCTGATTGGCTGCAAAGTATAAAATTAAGTCCGACAACTATCCCGGGCAATCCATCGAGAGAAGAATTTTTACATAAGTATGCCAGCGAATCAGGTAAAGATCCCGGCAATGGCGTCTTTTATTATGCATACGGCATGCTGAAACTAGCGGTGATCGCCCAGCAGATATACAAAAGATATGTGACGGGACAAACCACCAATCCAAAATTTGCTGCTTTAAAAATGGTCGTGGAAGCCTGCGGCGTCATGGGCATGCAGGCCATCCATCGCAAAAAGATAGATCAATTGTTTTGA